One genomic window of Desulfuromonas sp. AOP6 includes the following:
- the uvrA gene encoding excinuclease ABC subunit UvrA has product MIDKIIIKGAREHNLKGIDVEIPREKLVVITGVSGSGKSTLAFDTIYAEGQRRYVESLSAYARQFLGQMEKPDVDSIEGLSPAISIEQKTTSKNPRSTVGTVTEIYDYLRLLFARVGRVYCPGCGKEIASQTVEQMVDRIMQLPEKTKLLLLAPIVAGRKGEYRKELKQLQADGFVRVRVDGQMHELGEPIELDKNKKHTIEVVVDRLVIKEGLERRLADSLETALRLADGVVRVEVVDGESQLFSEKHACVDCGISYPEITPRMFSFNNPYGACPDCSGLGTRMYFDPEQVVPNPALSLREGAVVPWETRTGFYYQQLIEALADHYGFDINTPFAELPARIREVLLHGSGKEEVRFFFDQGGRRHFYHKVFEGIIPNLERKYRETDSENVRENLERFMNVMPCPTCHGARLRPESLNVRVAGKSIREVTAMSIVEAEVFFAAITLTPKEEEIARRIFKEIRERLSFLTHVGLDYLTLDRASGTLSGGEGQRIRLATQVGSSLVGVLYILDEPSIGLHQRDNRRLLETLKRLRDLGNTVLVVEHDEETILEADHVIDMGPAAGVHGGSIVAQGTPQEILRDPNSLTGRYLSGALSIPLPKERRRGDRFLEIKNARENNLQGIDVAFPLGVMTCVTGASGSGKSTLVIDTLFRALSQQLYRSKEKAGKVDAIIGLDMLDKVIDIDQSPIGRTPRSNPATYTGVFTDIRDIFAQLPEAKVRGYKAGRFSFNVKGGRCEACQGDGILKIEMHFLPDVYVQCEVCKGARYNRETLEVRYKGKSIADVLDMTVNQASEFLENIPRVRNKLQTLRDVGLGYIKVGQSATTLSGGEAQRVKLAKELSKRATGKTIYILDEPTTGLHFADIQKLLDVLQRLVDAGNTVIIIEHNLDVIKVADHLIDLGPEGGSRGGEIVVCGTPEEVARCSASHTGRYLRSYLNL; this is encoded by the coding sequence ATGATTGACAAAATCATCATAAAAGGCGCCCGCGAGCACAACCTCAAGGGGATCGACGTCGAAATCCCCCGGGAAAAGCTGGTCGTCATTACCGGCGTTTCCGGCTCCGGCAAGAGCACGCTGGCCTTCGACACCATTTACGCCGAAGGCCAGCGGCGCTACGTCGAGAGCCTTTCCGCCTATGCCCGCCAGTTTCTGGGGCAGATGGAGAAGCCCGACGTCGACAGCATCGAGGGTCTATCGCCGGCCATCTCCATCGAACAGAAGACGACCTCGAAAAACCCCCGCTCCACCGTCGGCACGGTCACCGAAATCTATGACTATCTGCGCCTGCTCTTCGCCCGCGTGGGTCGGGTCTACTGCCCGGGCTGCGGCAAGGAAATCGCCTCGCAGACCGTGGAGCAGATGGTGGATCGCATTATGCAGCTGCCCGAAAAGACGAAGCTGCTGCTGCTGGCCCCCATCGTCGCCGGGCGCAAGGGCGAGTACCGCAAGGAGCTCAAGCAACTGCAGGCCGACGGTTTCGTGCGGGTTCGGGTCGATGGACAGATGCATGAGCTGGGCGAGCCCATCGAGCTCGACAAGAACAAAAAGCATACGATTGAAGTGGTCGTGGACCGCCTGGTCATCAAGGAGGGGCTGGAACGCCGCCTGGCCGATTCGCTGGAGACGGCCCTGCGTCTGGCCGACGGGGTGGTGCGGGTGGAAGTCGTCGACGGCGAGAGCCAGCTCTTTTCCGAAAAACACGCCTGCGTCGACTGCGGCATCTCCTATCCTGAAATCACCCCCCGCATGTTCTCCTTCAACAACCCCTACGGCGCCTGTCCCGACTGTTCCGGTCTGGGAACCCGCATGTACTTCGACCCGGAACAGGTGGTGCCCAATCCGGCCCTGTCCTTGCGCGAAGGGGCTGTCGTCCCCTGGGAGACCCGCACCGGTTTCTACTATCAGCAGTTGATCGAGGCTTTGGCCGATCATTACGGCTTCGACATCAATACCCCCTTCGCCGAGCTGCCGGCCCGTATCCGGGAGGTGCTGCTGCACGGCAGCGGCAAGGAAGAGGTCCGTTTCTTTTTCGACCAGGGCGGCCGCCGTCACTTTTACCACAAGGTATTCGAGGGCATCATCCCGAACCTGGAGCGCAAATACCGCGAAACCGATTCGGAAAACGTGCGGGAAAATCTCGAGCGCTTCATGAACGTCATGCCCTGCCCCACCTGCCACGGAGCCCGCCTGCGTCCCGAGTCCCTGAATGTGCGGGTGGCGGGCAAAAGCATCCGCGAGGTGACGGCGATGTCCATCGTCGAGGCGGAGGTCTTTTTCGCCGCCATCACCCTCACTCCCAAGGAGGAGGAGATTGCCCGGCGCATCTTCAAGGAGATCCGCGAGCGTCTTTCCTTCCTGACCCATGTCGGCCTCGACTACCTGACGCTCGACCGCGCCTCCGGCACCCTCTCCGGCGGCGAAGGGCAGCGTATCCGCCTGGCCACTCAGGTCGGCTCTTCCCTGGTGGGGGTGCTTTACATCCTCGACGAACCCTCCATCGGGCTGCACCAGCGGGACAACCGCCGCCTGCTCGAAACCCTCAAGCGCTTGCGTGACCTCGGCAATACGGTGCTGGTGGTCGAGCATGACGAAGAAACGATACTGGAGGCCGACCACGTTATCGACATGGGGCCGGCCGCCGGTGTGCACGGGGGGAGCATCGTGGCCCAGGGCACGCCGCAGGAGATTCTGCGCGATCCCAATTCGCTGACGGGGCGCTACCTTTCCGGCGCCCTCTCCATCCCGCTGCCCAAGGAGCGCCGGCGCGGTGACCGCTTTCTCGAGATCAAAAACGCGCGAGAAAACAACTTACAGGGCATCGATGTAGCCTTTCCCCTGGGGGTGATGACCTGCGTCACCGGCGCCTCCGGCTCCGGCAAATCCACCCTGGTCATCGACACCCTCTTTCGAGCCCTGTCCCAGCAGCTCTACCGCTCCAAAGAGAAGGCGGGCAAGGTCGACGCCATTATCGGTCTCGACATGCTGGACAAGGTTATCGATATCGACCAGTCCCCCATCGGACGCACCCCCCGCTCGAACCCGGCGACCTACACGGGCGTCTTCACGGATATCCGCGATATTTTCGCCCAGCTCCCCGAAGCCAAAGTGCGCGGCTACAAGGCGGGGCGCTTTTCGTTCAATGTCAAGGGTGGGCGCTGCGAAGCCTGCCAGGGCGATGGTATCCTGAAAATCGAAATGCATTTTCTGCCCGACGTTTACGTCCAGTGCGAGGTCTGCAAAGGGGCGCGCTACAACCGGGAGACCCTGGAGGTGCGCTACAAGGGCAAAAGCATCGCCGATGTGCTGGACATGACGGTCAATCAGGCCAGCGAGTTTCTGGAAAATATCCCGCGTGTTCGCAACAAGCTGCAGACCCTGCGGGACGTGGGCCTCGGCTATATCAAGGTGGGACAGAGCGCCACCACCCTCTCCGGTGGCGAAGCCCAGCGGGTGAAGCTGGCCAAGGAGCTGTCCAAGCGGGCCACTGGCAAAACGATCTATATTCTGGACGAACCGACCACAGGGTTGCACTTTGCTGATATTCAGAAGCTGCTGGACGTCTTGCAGCGCTTGGTCGACGCCGGCAATACCGTGATCATCATCGAGCACAATCTGGATGTGATCAAGGTGGCCGATCACCTGATCGACCTGGGACCGGAAGGCGGCAGCCGCGGCGGCGAGATCGTCGTGTGCGGCACGCCCGAGGAGGTGGCCCGCTGTTCGGCCTCCCACACGGGACGTTATCTGCGTTCCTATCTGAACCTTTAA
- the pdxA gene encoding 4-hydroxythreonine-4-phosphate dehydrogenase PdxA, translating into MEKPVIVSMGDPVGVGPELLIKALISGELQAAAPSLLVAGDAGVLARAARIFDRTAVLTPGRGLATHQLEIEGNILPVRALSELPATSLSFGQPTPACGRAMLDYIEWSCDQVLAGHGRAMVTGPINKEAIHAAGCDFPGHTELLAHRCRVPRVVMMLGGERLKVCLVTTHMALNQVPTALTTADILETIRLTDAAFRRYFVKERAPRLAVLALNPHAGEGGLFGDEEQRLIVPAIAAARREGIEASGPHSADTLFHFAVRGAYDAVVCMYHDQGLIPLKLLHFEDGVNVTLGLPIIRTSVDHGTAYDLAGTGRASCQSLLAALRLAEDMAAKDRDEHKGSNP; encoded by the coding sequence ATGGAAAAGCCTGTTATCGTCAGCATGGGAGATCCTGTCGGGGTCGGTCCGGAACTTTTGATCAAAGCCCTCATCTCCGGAGAGCTGCAGGCGGCCGCCCCATCCTTGCTGGTAGCCGGGGATGCAGGGGTGCTGGCCCGGGCCGCCCGGATTTTCGACCGGACAGCCGTGCTGACTCCGGGTCGGGGGCTGGCCACGCATCAACTTGAGATCGAGGGAAACATCCTCCCCGTGCGCGCGCTGTCCGAACTGCCGGCAACCAGTCTGTCTTTCGGACAGCCGACCCCGGCCTGTGGCCGCGCCATGCTCGACTATATCGAATGGAGCTGCGATCAGGTGCTGGCCGGTCATGGCAGGGCCATGGTGACCGGCCCCATCAACAAGGAAGCCATTCATGCGGCCGGCTGTGATTTTCCCGGCCACACGGAGCTGCTGGCCCATCGCTGCCGGGTGCCTCGGGTCGTCATGATGCTCGGCGGCGAGCGGCTCAAGGTCTGCCTGGTGACGACCCATATGGCCCTGAACCAGGTACCGACGGCTCTCACCACCGCGGACATCCTCGAGACGATACGGCTCACCGATGCCGCCTTCCGCCGTTATTTCGTAAAGGAGCGAGCCCCTCGCCTCGCCGTGCTGGCCCTCAACCCCCACGCCGGCGAGGGAGGACTGTTCGGCGACGAAGAGCAGCGCCTCATCGTGCCGGCCATTGCCGCCGCGCGCCGAGAGGGGATCGAGGCCAGCGGACCCCACAGCGCCGACACCCTCTTCCACTTTGCCGTCCGGGGCGCTTATGACGCCGTGGTCTGCATGTATCACGACCAGGGGCTCATCCCCCTGAAGCTGCTTCATTTCGAGGATGGGGTCAACGTCACCCTCGGCCTGCCCATCATTCGTACCTCCGTCGATCACGGCACGGCCTACGATCTGGCCGGCACGGGGCGGGCCAGTTGCCAGAGCCTGCTGGCGGCGCTGCGTCTGGCCGAGGACATGGCCGCCAAAGATCGCGATGAACACAAAGGATCAAATCCATGA
- the mfd gene encoding transcription-repair coupling factor yields MQNEQTHTDKKPTSVEECVDSLLERRQHAEVVGLTGSSSAYVLARYLAKSTETLLVLTANQKQADALASALDFYHGRQGEIVVIPHWEVHPYEPLTPHPEVEATRLSALAGLLQGRVRAAVVSVRALMQKVIPGSVLTNLSGLLVCGDDYERTALIDRLLALGYNPVPLVEDRGTFSIRGDILDIFPASRQAPVRIEFFGDTIERMRPFQAATQRSEQQELEEIELLPAREMILTGDYLETFARRLKERCDDLGLPRTQRESILEEAREGLLSPGRSFLLPLNYPSLDTLFDYLPKARLVVVDPPEVEQEIDAFSAEIAEGERHAANREEAYAPAAELYLTPVEVENALAGGTGRIDLPILPVYRLQEDRELYRLRVDGNGDIRSLFKEGEGLAQFADRMAQWQEESWRILLVCHQRGQAERMADLLRPYGLELFFSGSSKAHSPEPGEIALVRGELQAGFRLPDEKWAVITEEEIFGQRVRRRALTEARAKALLSSLAELKEGDYVVHADHGIALYRGLQHLEMNGIEGDFLQIEYAGGDRLYLPVDRIEKVQKYVGGEGHVPRLDRLGSGSWEKARLRARAAVEELARELLNIYARREMAEAYSFSPPDRTFREFEAAFPYEETPDQLEAITDTLDDMQSGKPMDRLICGDVGFGKTEVAIRAAFKAAMDGKQVAVLVPTTILAQQHLESFRERFKGYPLEVEMVSRFRTPKEQKEILQKTAEGKIDVLIGTHRLLQRDVRFRDLGLMIVDEEQRFGVSHKERLKKLRAEVATLTLTATPIPRTLHMGLMGLRSLSVIDTPPIDRLAVRTYVTRFDDELIREAVLRELRRGGQVFFVHNRVQTIGAMAEFLGKLIPEAKIAVGHGQMGERELEKVMLEFIEGKTNVLVSSTIIENGLDISRANTIIVNRADCFGLAQLYQLRGRVGRSNQRAYAYLLIPGEGSLTREARERLKVLQELTELGAGFRIASHDLELRGAGDLLGDRQAGQIAAIGFELYAELLEETIHELRGQTMEERIDPEIRLGVSAFLPEKYVPDPNQRLVLYKKMASVPDEAQLYAIADELRDRYGEIPPPTSLLFEVMKLRVLMKQLKVEFAEFDGRQLVFGFHAETPVPPDKILQLIEDTSGRYRFTPDYRLSVRMAKTSAEELVAAAKKELQAFL; encoded by the coding sequence AGTGCGTCGACAGTCTGCTGGAGCGTCGTCAGCATGCCGAAGTTGTCGGTCTGACAGGTTCCAGTTCCGCCTATGTGCTGGCGCGCTATCTGGCCAAAAGTACCGAGACCCTGCTGGTGCTGACCGCGAATCAGAAACAGGCCGATGCCTTGGCTTCGGCGCTTGATTTTTATCATGGCCGTCAGGGTGAAATAGTGGTCATTCCTCATTGGGAAGTGCATCCCTACGAACCCCTTACGCCCCACCCGGAAGTTGAAGCGACCCGTCTTTCCGCCCTTGCCGGTCTGCTGCAGGGGCGCGTGCGTGCGGCGGTTGTTTCGGTGCGGGCGCTCATGCAGAAGGTCATACCCGGGTCGGTTCTGACCAATCTGAGCGGCCTGCTGGTCTGTGGGGACGATTACGAGCGCACAGCCCTCATCGATCGCCTGCTGGCTTTGGGCTACAACCCGGTTCCCCTGGTGGAGGATCGGGGCACCTTTTCGATCCGGGGCGATATTCTTGACATTTTCCCGGCCTCCCGCCAGGCTCCGGTCCGTATCGAGTTCTTTGGCGACACCATCGAACGCATGCGCCCCTTCCAGGCGGCGACCCAGCGCTCGGAACAGCAGGAACTGGAAGAAATTGAACTGCTACCGGCCCGGGAAATGATTCTGACGGGGGATTACCTGGAAACTTTCGCCCGGCGTCTCAAAGAACGCTGCGACGACCTCGGTTTGCCGCGCACCCAGCGGGAGTCCATCCTGGAAGAGGCCCGCGAAGGGTTGCTTTCGCCTGGACGCTCCTTCCTGCTTCCCTTGAACTACCCTTCCCTGGATACCCTGTTCGATTATCTCCCCAAGGCCCGACTGGTGGTCGTCGATCCGCCCGAAGTCGAGCAGGAAATCGATGCCTTCAGTGCCGAGATTGCCGAAGGGGAAAGGCATGCTGCCAATCGGGAAGAGGCCTATGCCCCGGCCGCTGAGTTATATCTGACTCCAGTCGAAGTGGAGAACGCCCTGGCCGGAGGTACGGGTCGTATCGACCTGCCCATCCTGCCCGTGTATCGCCTGCAGGAGGACCGTGAGCTGTATCGGCTTCGGGTCGATGGCAATGGGGATATCCGCTCCTTGTTCAAAGAGGGGGAAGGCCTGGCCCAGTTTGCCGACAGAATGGCGCAGTGGCAAGAGGAGTCTTGGCGCATCCTGCTGGTCTGTCATCAGCGGGGTCAGGCGGAACGCATGGCCGATCTGCTGCGTCCCTATGGCCTGGAACTGTTTTTCTCCGGAAGCTCCAAGGCGCACAGCCCCGAACCAGGTGAAATTGCACTGGTGCGGGGTGAGTTGCAGGCGGGTTTCCGTCTCCCCGATGAAAAGTGGGCAGTCATCACCGAAGAGGAAATCTTCGGGCAGCGGGTTCGCCGCCGGGCCCTTACCGAGGCGCGGGCCAAAGCTCTTCTCTCCTCGCTGGCGGAACTCAAGGAAGGCGACTATGTCGTGCATGCCGATCACGGCATCGCCCTCTATCGTGGCCTCCAGCACCTGGAGATGAACGGCATCGAAGGGGATTTCCTTCAGATCGAGTACGCCGGTGGCGATCGGCTGTACCTGCCGGTGGACCGCATCGAAAAAGTCCAAAAATACGTCGGCGGCGAGGGACATGTGCCCCGCCTCGACCGTTTGGGCAGTGGGTCCTGGGAAAAAGCCAGGCTGCGAGCCAGGGCTGCGGTGGAGGAACTGGCCCGTGAACTGCTCAATATCTATGCCCGCCGCGAGATGGCTGAGGCCTATAGTTTTTCGCCGCCGGACCGGACCTTCCGGGAATTCGAGGCAGCCTTCCCCTATGAGGAGACCCCGGACCAGCTCGAAGCCATTACCGACACTCTGGACGATATGCAGTCAGGCAAGCCCATGGATCGCCTGATCTGCGGTGATGTCGGCTTCGGCAAGACGGAAGTAGCCATCAGAGCGGCCTTTAAAGCGGCTATGGATGGCAAGCAAGTGGCGGTGCTGGTGCCGACCACCATTCTCGCCCAGCAACACCTGGAGAGTTTCCGGGAGCGTTTCAAGGGCTATCCCCTTGAGGTGGAGATGGTCTCGCGTTTTCGTACGCCCAAGGAGCAGAAGGAGATTCTGCAGAAGACAGCGGAAGGCAAGATTGACGTCCTTATCGGTACCCATCGCCTGCTGCAGAGGGACGTCCGCTTTCGCGACCTGGGTCTCATGATCGTCGATGAGGAGCAGCGTTTCGGTGTTTCCCACAAAGAACGACTCAAAAAGTTGCGGGCCGAAGTGGCGACTCTCACCCTCACCGCCACCCCCATACCGCGCACCCTGCACATGGGCCTCATGGGGCTGCGCAGCCTTTCCGTCATCGATACGCCCCCTATCGATCGATTGGCGGTGCGCACCTATGTGACACGCTTCGACGACGAGCTGATCCGCGAGGCGGTATTGCGGGAGTTGCGCCGTGGCGGCCAGGTCTTTTTTGTCCACAACCGGGTGCAGACCATCGGTGCCATGGCCGAATTTTTAGGCAAGCTCATACCCGAGGCCAAAATTGCCGTCGGCCATGGTCAGATGGGCGAGCGAGAGCTGGAAAAGGTCATGCTCGAATTTATCGAGGGCAAAACCAACGTTCTGGTCAGCAGCACCATCATTGAAAACGGTCTGGATATCTCCCGGGCCAATACCATCATCGTCAATCGGGCTGATTGTTTCGGGCTGGCCCAGCTTTATCAGCTCCGTGGCAGGGTCGGGCGCTCCAATCAGCGGGCCTATGCCTATCTGCTCATTCCAGGAGAAGGCTCCCTGACCCGTGAGGCACGGGAAAGGCTGAAGGTTTTGCAGGAGTTAACGGAGCTGGGGGCAGGTTTCCGCATCGCCAGCCATGACCTGGAACTGCGTGGCGCCGGCGATCTGCTGGGAGACAGGCAGGCCGGTCAGATCGCGGCCATCGGCTTCGAGCTCTATGCCGAGCTGCTGGAAGAGACGATTCACGAACTGCGCGGGCAGACGATGGAAGAGCGTATCGATCCGGAAATCCGTCTGGGGGTTTCTGCTTTCCTGCCGGAGAAATATGTTCCCGATCCCAACCAGCGCCTGGTGCTTTACAAAAAAATGGCTTCGGTACCTGACGAGGCACAACTCTACGCCATTGCCGATGAATTGCGGGATCGGTATGGAGAGATTCCCCCACCAACATCACTGCTCTTCGAGGTGATGAAGTTGCGTGTCCTGATGAAGCAGTTGAAGGTGGAGTTTGCAGAATTTGACGGTCGCCAGCTGGTTTTTGGTTTTCACGCCGAGACGCCTGTACCCCCGGATAAAATTCTACAATTGATAGAAGACACCAGCGGTCGCTATCGCTTTACCCCAGATTATCGCCTTTCGGTACGGATGGCGAAAACCTCCGCCGAAGAGCTAGTAGCCGCGGCTAAAAAAGAATTGCAAGCTTTTTTGTAA
- a CDS encoding peptidyl-prolyl cis-trans isomerase, whose translation MFNRCQVSFFLLLFLAAGLCACQQNDASQAEVLVRVDGRVVTLEQFERDLEKSLPADQTVSDEERSEMKRSFLVQVIDRELALAEADRLGLSVNVQEEEAAFQEYRRDYPENTFDQMLGSRGITLEDWKRELREGLLMEKVLKEAVYSRVEVSDEEIAAYYDEYREEFDRPEQVRARQILVGSKEEGERVLGLLRQGEDFDAVARKYSLSPDAEEGGDLGFFSRGEMPTEFDAVVFSLAAGRISDLTQSSYGYHIFKVEEKRKAVRLPLDEVKDDIRQTLRTQKEERTYQQWLHELRGRAVIEVDWERL comes from the coding sequence ATGTTCAATCGCTGTCAAGTATCCTTTTTTCTGCTCCTGTTTCTGGCTGCCGGGCTCTGTGCCTGCCAGCAAAATGACGCTTCCCAGGCTGAGGTCCTGGTCCGGGTGGATGGACGTGTCGTCACCTTGGAGCAGTTCGAGCGCGACCTGGAAAAATCGTTGCCGGCCGACCAGACCGTCTCGGATGAAGAGCGTAGCGAAATGAAGCGGTCTTTTCTCGTCCAGGTCATTGACCGGGAGCTGGCGTTGGCCGAAGCGGACAGGTTGGGTCTCTCGGTCAATGTGCAAGAGGAAGAAGCAGCTTTTCAGGAATATCGCCGCGATTATCCCGAAAACACCTTCGACCAAATGCTCGGAAGCCGCGGTATTACCCTGGAGGATTGGAAAAGGGAATTGCGCGAGGGCCTGCTGATGGAGAAGGTGCTCAAAGAGGCCGTCTATTCTCGCGTCGAGGTCAGTGATGAGGAAATAGCCGCTTATTATGACGAGTATCGCGAAGAGTTTGATCGTCCTGAGCAGGTTCGGGCCCGCCAGATTCTGGTCGGCAGTAAGGAGGAAGGCGAGCGTGTGCTTGGCCTGCTGCGGCAGGGCGAGGATTTTGACGCCGTCGCCCGTAAATACTCCCTCTCCCCCGATGCCGAAGAAGGAGGAGATCTCGGCTTTTTCAGCCGGGGCGAAATGCCGACCGAGTTCGATGCCGTTGTGTTCAGTCTGGCAGCGGGACGAATCAGTGACCTGACCCAAAGTTCCTACGGTTATCATATCTTCAAGGTAGAAGAAAAACGAAAGGCCGTGCGTCTGCCGTTGGACGAAGTAAAAGATGACATTCGCCAGACGCTGAGAACCCAGAAAGAAGAACGGACCTACCAGCAATGGCTCCATGAGTTACGGGGGCGGGCTGTCATCGAGGTCGACTGGGAACGACTGTAA
- a CDS encoding SurA N-terminal domain-containing protein: MLRIVTIALVAMLLLVAPAAARVLNEVAAIVNEEAITTYDLDRAVAERISPAEQENLGPIAMDSRRREILQGLIEEALMRQRATELGLAVSDAEVEEAIRDVEKQNNLTREQLRQALSAQGMNFEEYRENLREQIQSFKLLGREVQSRLEVNNQEIRDYFREHIGEFRGNPFIRLSHITFPVPTDASKAELERRYALAQDAVSRLKLGEDFARVLASYAESGQAGGGDLGAFGQGELSPAFERAVADLRQGQVSEVVSTPEGYHVLFLIERSDGNIRHFDTVKEEISRKVIESKKTQGVKDWMEELKAKAFIEIKI; the protein is encoded by the coding sequence ATGTTACGTATTGTCACTATCGCCCTAGTCGCTATGTTGTTGCTTGTTGCCCCGGCTGCGGCACGGGTTCTCAATGAAGTTGCCGCCATCGTCAACGAGGAAGCCATAACAACCTACGATCTGGACAGGGCCGTGGCTGAGCGGATTTCTCCGGCTGAACAAGAGAACCTTGGTCCTATCGCCATGGATAGTCGGCGACGGGAGATTTTGCAGGGCCTTATCGAGGAAGCGCTCATGCGCCAGCGCGCCACGGAGTTGGGCCTGGCCGTCAGCGACGCCGAGGTGGAAGAGGCCATTCGCGACGTGGAGAAGCAGAATAATCTGACCCGCGAACAGTTGCGGCAGGCGCTGAGTGCCCAGGGGATGAATTTCGAGGAGTACCGGGAAAATCTGCGGGAGCAGATTCAGAGCTTTAAATTGCTCGGTCGCGAAGTGCAGAGCCGTCTGGAGGTGAACAATCAGGAGATCCGCGACTATTTCCGGGAGCATATCGGTGAATTTCGCGGGAATCCCTTTATCCGCCTGAGCCATATCACCTTCCCTGTTCCTACCGACGCCAGCAAGGCAGAGTTGGAAAGGCGCTACGCTCTGGCGCAGGACGCTGTCTCCCGTCTCAAATTGGGGGAGGACTTTGCCAGGGTGCTGGCCAGCTATGCAGAAAGTGGGCAGGCGGGCGGTGGCGATCTGGGCGCCTTTGGCCAAGGGGAGCTGTCCCCGGCCTTTGAGAGGGCCGTTGCGGATCTGCGGCAGGGCCAGGTCAGCGAAGTCGTGTCAACCCCGGAGGGCTACCATGTCCTCTTTCTGATAGAGCGCAGCGATGGCAATATCCGGCACTTCGACACCGTTAAAGAGGAAATCAGCCGCAAGGTGATCGAGAGCAAAAAGACGCAAGGGGTCAAGGACTGGATGGAAGAGCTCAAAGCGAAGGCCTTCATCGAGATCAAGATATAA